The following nucleotide sequence is from Candidatus Schekmanbacteria bacterium.
TTATATAGGTGGTAGTTTTAATGTTGCATTGAAGGAAGATGGAACAGTTTGGGCGTGGGGCGCAAATGGTGATGGACAGCTTGGAGACGGGACTACGATAGATAAGTATTATGCTGTTCAGGTATTGGATGAATTAATGAATCCTTTTACAGGAGTGTCAGCGATTTCAGCCGGCTCATATCATACGGTTGCTTTAAAGAGGGATGGCACGATATGGGCATGGGGTGATGGGTGGAGAGGAGGTCTTGGAAATAGGAAATCAAAGGACAAGTTAAATCCCGTTCCTGCATCTGTAGTATCGAAGATTCCGGGGTTGAAGATATCATCGATTATTGCAGGAGGTGCTGCAACATATGTTTTAAGTAAAAATGGCAGTATATGGGGTTGGGGAAAAAATAATCGTGGTCAAATGGGCAATGGAACTAATGATAAATATGCATCAAAAGATCCTGTGCAAATGAGCTCAAAATTAGGAGAACCGATTAGAGGTATTATTTCTTTTGATGCATCGTGGGCGAATACAGGTTTTTTAAAAGCTAATGGCACAGTGTGGATGTGCGGATCCAATGAAACTGGGCAGCTTGGCACAGGAGAATTATATGACGACATTTATGAGGCTTGGCATCCTGTTCAGGTTAGAGATTCAAATAATCTACCCTTTGTATGGTCTGCTATACCAAAAATCGAATCATTGAGCAAAAATACAGGTGCTTACAAAGATAAAATTATTATAAAAGGAATAGGTTTTGAGAATGAAAGAGGCAGAGTGTTGATAGTTGATAATAATGGTATAGCAACCGCTTCGGAAGAGATTCTTTTATGGCGCAACGATAAAATAAAGTTTCGCCTGCCTTGGGGTGTTACTGCCGGAGATGTTAAGATTATTGTAGAAAATTCAAGTGGCAACCAGTCGGAGGGTGAAAGTTTTACTTATATGGATTTGAAGCCGGTGATAAAAAAAGTATCCCGTCAATGCATTAAGAACGGGAGTAAGATAACAATAATAGGTAAAAATTTTGGGAGAACAGGAGGAGGATATTATCTTAGAGAAAGAGGATTTCTATATAATGTGTTATTCTGGAGTGAGAGAAAAATTAAAATAAAAGTTACAAAAGTTTATGAAAATGAAAAAAATATCTGGAATCTACAAATAAGGACTCGCTATGGGGATAGCAAAAAAATATCTTTTGAAAGATGCCAGTGAGAGTAATCTTGATTTTAATTTTGCTTTTTGAAGAACAGCCAATTCTTCTTACTTTCTCCACTCTTGCCGAATTTATCCTTCTTCAATCTGATAAGACACCACACACCTGAAAGTTTTTCCCCGCTGATTTCGGCGATTATCTTGTCTTCGCTCATCTCAAGTGGAGTCCAGAATCCCGAATCCCATATCTTTACTGTCCCTGCGCCATATTCGCCTTTGGGGATTTCGCCTTCAAAGGTTTCATAGCCTAAAGGATGGTCTTCAGTCTGCACGGCGAGGCGTTTTGCTTTGCCCTCCTTTTCCGGTTTTTTGGGAATTGCCCACGAAAGAAGGACTCCGTCATATTCAAGGCGAAGGTCGTAATGGAGATGCGAGGCGTGATGCTCCTGAATGGCATATTTTAGCTTTCCACTTGAAGCTTTCACTTCCTCACCTATCGGTTCTGAGGTTTTCTTGAAGTTTCTTTTCTTTTTATATTCGTCGAGAGTCATTGCAGCTAAAAACCATTAACATTTTCCAGCCGAAGGACATACTGTTGATAGTGTGCAGTTTTCACATTTGGGATTCCTTGCAAAACAGATTTGTCGTCCGTGTTCGATTAGCTGATGATTTAAATCTCCCCATTTCTCTTTTGGTATTATATTCATCAGGTCTTTTTCAATCTTGTCGGGATTTGTTTCCTTTGTCAGTCCTAAACGCTGTGAAAGCCGTTTTACATGGGTATCTACCGCAATTCCCACAGTTATTCCATAACCGGAATTAAGAACGATATTTGCTGTTTTTCGCGCAACTCCGGGAAGAGTAAGAAGTTCATCCATTGTTTTTGGGACTTTACCGTTAAATTTTTCAATAATCATCTTTGATGCGGCAATGATGTTTTTCGCCTTGTTTCTGAAAAATCCTGTTGTGCGAATATCTTCCTCGAACTCTTTTTGGTTTGCTTCGGCAATATCTTTTATAGTGGGATATTTTTTGAATAAATCTTTTGTTACCATATTGACTCGCTTGTCAGTGCATTGCGCAGAAAGAATTGTTGCTACAAGAAGCTGATAAGGGTTTTTGTGGTTAAGAGCGCATTTTGCCTGAGGATATGTTTTATCAAGAATCTCGATGATCTTTTCAACCCTTTTTTTCTCTTTATTGTCTGCCATTCAAAATTCTCCTTTTTTGCTAACTGATTTTAAAAAAGATAAATCCCTTTGCAAGGGAATAATTTATTGTTTAATCAGATATAGAAATAGTAATGAAATTATAAGCGCATTAAATGAAGATATAAGGTTGTAAAAATAAAAAAGGCAGGCGTTACGGCCTGCCTCAATGATTTTTTGCTGATTTTTAACGCAATCCAATTTCAACCATTATACCGAAGCAGTCCTTTGGATGTATGAAAACATAAGGTGTGTGAATTTCTTGATCACCAATTTTGGTTTTCCAATCCAACCGCTCTTTCCCTACAATTCTTATTCCCTTTGATTCAAGAAATTCAATGGCTTCATTTACATCTTCTACCTGAAAGCACAATGTGGCTATTCCTTCACCCCTTTTTTCTAATAATTTCGCAATATTCCCGTTTTCATCGGTAGGTGCCATCAATTCAATCTGAAAATCCTTTCCAATAGTCACATAACAGGACTTTAATCCTTCTGGTGGTATTTCATCGTAAACCAATTGGTAGTTTTCTGTTTCATCTTTCCTGTATGTGATACCTTTTCTTGCGCCTAAAACATTTGTAAAGAAGTCAACTGCCTTGTCGAGGTCCCTTACAATTACACCAATTCGATGAACATCTTTAACCTTTAACATAGAAACCCTCCTAAAAATAATTTGACATTAAATAACTTTTTCTTCTCTCAATTTTGCTATTTCATCACTACTCAAATTAAGTACATTTGTAAGAACTTCATCTGTATGCTGTCCAAGCAATGGCGCCGGACCTGCCTGAACCTTCTCAACACCAGACATCTTGAGAGGCAGGTCAACTACCTTTACCTTCCCTATGGGTGGTTGTTCAATTTCAGGAAACATCTTTCTTGCATTGGCGTGAGGACATTCGAAAATGTCTTTTGCATCCTGAACAATTCCCACCGGAACTCTGCCTGCCAGAAGCAGTTCTTCAGCTTCCTTTTTCGTTTTATCTTTTAGCCATTCATCGAGTATGGGCTGAAGCTGATCTTTGTTTTGTGCTCTTTTCGGACCTGAATTGAACCTTTCATCATTTGCCAATTCAGGTCTTCCAATTGTTTCACAAAGTCGTGCCCAGATCGACTCGATGGGAATAATCATTGCAATATAGCCATCCTTGACTTTGAAAGGACCAATAGGATAGACAAGAGATTCCTGCCCCCGTCCAATAACTTTGCCTGTCAGTGAATAAACTGTCAAAGCCCTTTCATTTAAAGAGATAATATTGTCATACATAGAACTGTCTATAAATTGACCTTCCCCAGTTTTTTCTCTTGTAATAATGGCAAGAAGAATTCCATAAGCAGCCATTACGCCAGAATATAAATCTCCTAAGGCAATACCGAGCCAGTTTGGCGGACCATCGGCTTCTCCAACATTGTGCATAAGACCTCCCATTGCCTGCACAACCATATCAAAGGCAGTGCGTTTTTGATAAGGTCCCTCATAGCCTTCCATCTGTCCGAAACCGCTTATGGCGGCATATATAAGGCGAGGGTTTATTTCTTTCAGTACCTTATAGCCGATGCCGTTTTTGTCCATAAAGCCGGGTCTAAAATTTTCTACTACGACATCACTTTTCTTTACGAGCTCTTTAAAGATTTCTTTTCCCTTGTCACTGTTTATGTCAAGGGTGATGCCTTTCTTGTTTCTATTGAAGCGTAGAAAATAACCGCTGAATTTATCACCTTTGTCATTCTTTATAATTGGTCCCATTTCTCGTGCTGAATCTCCTCTGCCGGGAGCTTCTATCTTTATTACCTCTGCGCCTTGCGCCGCAAGCATCATTGTGCAGTATGGTCCAGCAACTTGATTTTCAACTCCAAGCACACGAATCCCTTCAAGGGGTTTAACTTTTCCATTCCCACTCATACTATTATCCTCCCGTCATTATAATATTTTTACAGATAAATCTTACTTTCATATTTCCCATAAACATCCCTTAAAACATCACAAATTTCTCCAATAGTCACATAATTTTTTACCGCTTCAATCATAAAAGGCATTATATTATCCTTTGAGACAGCAACATCTCTTAGACGGTTGAGAATCTGTTTCACATTATCATTGTTTCTCTCTTTCCTTACCTGATTTAGACGCTCGATTTGGCGTCTTTCGACTTCAGGGTCAACCTTTAGAATTTCTCTTTTTACTTCTTTTGTATCTTTATATTTATTAACACCGACAACAACCTTTTCCCCTGTTTCAATCTTCTTCTGCGTTTTGTAAGCCTCTTTTGCAATTTCTTCCTGAATATATCCCTTTTCGATTGCAGCTATCGAACCGCCCATTTCATCTATCTTTTTTATGTATTCATTGGCTTCCTTTTCCAATCTATTGCAAAGGGATTCAACATAATAGGACCCGCCGATGGGGTCTACAGTCTTTGCGATTCCAGATTCTTCAGCTATTATTTGTTGGGTGCGAAGGGCGATAGTTACAGATTCTTCAGAGGGAAGAGCAAGTGATTCATCATAAGAGGAAAGAAAAATAATATTGCCACCACCAAGAATCATAGCTAAAGCTTCGAGTGAGACGCGGATTATATTGTTAAGCGGCTGTTGAGCCGTCATTGTTGAACCGGCGCTGTAACCAAAAAATCTGATTTGCATCGAGCGTGGATCTTTTGCGCCAAATCTTTCCTTCATCATTCGTGCCCACATCCTTCGGCAGGTTCTAAACTTTGCAATTTCTTCGAAAAATTCACTATCACCTGAAAGGAATATCAACAAACCATGTGCAAAATCATCAACATTGAGCCCTCTTTCCTTTGCCGCATTTAGATAACTGATTGCATTAGATAGTGTAAAAGCGATTTCCTGCACGGCATTGGCGCCTGCTTCTCTGATATGGTAACCGCAAATTCTTTGCGGAGATGATTTAGGCATATTTTTCGAGCAGTATTCATAGATATCTGTAACAAGTTTCAATGATGGTTTTACAGGGAATATGTATGCACCCCGCGCTATATATTCCTTTAAAATGTCATTTTGCATAAAGACTTCAAGGTCAGTAGTGGGAATCCCTTGTTTTTCAGCTATTGCAATGAACATTGCAAGAATGATAGGAGCAGTTGCATTGATCGTCATCGATTGCCTGATTTCCCCTATTGAAATTCCATCGAAGAGGATTTCAAAGTCTCTCAAACTGTCAACTGCTACCCCAACCTTACCAACCTCTCCTCTTGCCATAGGATGATCGGAATCGTAGCCGAGCTGTGTCGGAAGGTCGAAAGCAACACTATTGCCTTTTTGTCCTTTGGAAATTAAATATTTGTATCGCTTGTTTGTATCTTCCGCTGTTCCGAATCCCGAGTATTGCGCCATAGTCCACAGTTGTGTGCGAAACATTCCGGGTGCAATCCCTCTTGTATATGGATATTCACCGGGGAAGCCCAAATCCTTCAGATAATCAAATCCTTCTTTTTCAGCTTCCACAGGTGTATAGAGTGGTTCTACTGGCAATCCTGAGTTTGTTTTTTCTGTTCCTTCTCTTTCAGGAAATTGTTTTATATGCTCGGCAAAAACCTTTTCCTCCCATTCTTTCTTTCTTTTCTTGATTTCTTCCAATTTGTTTTTATCCATTTTTGCCATCCTTCCAATTTTTGAGAAAAGGTTTCATTGTCAAACTTTGATAATACAAGCTTCACCCTGTCCGATGCCGCCGCAGATTGTTGCAAGGCCATATCCTCCGCCGCGCCTGTTGAGCTCAAATGCCAGAGTAATAACAAGTCTTATACCTGTGGCGCCTGTTGGATGGCCTATAGCTATTGCTCCACCATTGACATTTGTTTTTTCTCTAATCTTTTCAACTTTTGCTGGGTCGCCGTCCCCAAGTATTTTTGTTGAGATTAGAGGCATAGCGGCAAATGCCTCGTTTATTTCTATTAGGTCGATATCATCGATGGTCAACCCTGCTTTTTGAAGTGCCTTTTGCGCGGTGTAGCCGGGAATTGAGCCGATTTTCTGTGGATGTCCTGCTCCTCTGACATGTGAAATGATTGTTGCAAGGGGCTTAATTCCCAACTCCTTTGCCTTTGATTCGCTCATCAACACTGCGGCGCTTCCACCTGTATTCAAGCCGGGAGCATTTCCCGGGGTTACAGTGGGACTATCATAGACAGTTTTGAGTTTAGCCAATTTTTCGAGTGTTGTATCAGGGCGAGGAGGTTCATCTTTATCCATAATAATGGGATCACCTTTTTTTTGAGGAATGGAAATTGGCATAATCTCATCTTTGAATTTTCCTTCTTCAAATGCTTTTTTCCATAACTGATGGCTGCGTAATGCCCATTTATCCTGTTCTTCTCTCGTAATTTCAAATTCCACTGCTTCCTTTCCTGCCTGAACTGCTCGAGGAACACCTGAATAAGGGCATTTGATAACAAGCTGGTCCTGAAGGACGATATCGCCTATTCTTTTTCCCCACCTTGCTTCATGGATAAAATAGGGGACGCCGCTCATATTCTCAGCTCCTGCCACTGCCGCTATGGATATTTCGCCAAGTTTGATATTCTGAGCTTCAAGTCCTATAGCGGCAATACTTGAACAGCAGGCGCGGTCAATTGAATAAGCAGGTACTGTGTCAGGGATGCCTGCATTGAGCATTGCTTGTCTTCCAATCGACCTATCCGATCCGGGAAGATTTACACCAAAAGCGACTTCTTCAACTTTTGATGGATCTAAATCAATCCTCTTCAATACCTCTTTTAAAACCATTCCGCCTAACTGTGCCGGGGTAAAATCCTTCATTATTCCGCCATAGTTTCCAAAGGGAGTTCTAACACCACTTACAATTACAACATTTTCCATAGTCTATTCCTCCATAATGTATAGAAATTTGTGAAAAGAATTGTCTCAGAATTATAATGTTCTTATTAACAAAAAACGGCGGTAAAATAACACGAAGGATAAGGTTTTGTAAAGAGTCATTTGCGAATAGAAAGAGTAAAAATGTTAAACTGACTGGTGTTGAGTGATTACTCGATTTTTTTAGTTGACCTTCCTTTTTTTTTAAAGTAATAAGCAGCAGACCTTGACCAAATAATTGCGTACTTTTTAATTTTAAGGAGGATTTATTTATGGCAAGAACAGTTCCGACACTTGAAGCACAATATATCTACAACTATCCCGTGCCGACTAAGGAAGGCGTGCAGGTATTCAGATTTCCGCCTGATGCAAGAGGAGGAGATACCTATCAGGTCGTTGCAGATGTTGAAGCTACTGCCGAGGAATGTTTCAAAGCGATTACGGATTTCAAAATAATGCAGGAAACTTCCAGTGTTATCGATGAAATCAAGGTTATCAAGGAAGATGATGAAGGTGCTGTAATTGCAATGCGCTGTAAGCCTGAAATAGATACAGGCGTTTTTCATTATCGCTATGCTTTTGATAAGCCCAATACACAGATGTTTTTTTGGATGTATGATTACGAAGGACCAAACAGGCAGTGGTATGCAATCAATGTTGAGACACGCGTGTATCAATTTGAAAAGTTTTCAAGAATTATTCTAACTGAGACATTTGTAATGATGCCGGGTGTGCCAAATGCTGACGCAACAGGGCTTTTCACCGGCGTTGGTTTGGATATGATTCAAAGAATCAAGAATATGCGTGCTGGAAAATAATAATTTTCTCTTTTCAGTTAATTTTATGGGGTGAGATTTATCTCACCCCTTTTTTATTTCTTCCATTGATTTTTGACTCTAATTCATTATCAATTAAATTGGTCATACCATAATTACAGCTTTTTGCCGGGAGATTTCCTGAGATGAAAATAAAAGGGGCAAGAGTCAATAACCTGAAAAACATCTCCTGCACAATCCCTGCAGAGAAGATTACTATTATAACGGGAATTTCAGGTTCTGGAAAATCTTCACTTGCCTTTGATACGATTTATGCGGAAGGGCAAAGGAGGTATGTTGATTGCCTTTCTACATATGCACGCCAATTTATTGAAAGAGTTCAAAAACCTGATGTTGATGAAATAATTGGAATACAGCCGGCAATTGCAGTTGAGCAGAAGAATAATGTAAAAAATTCCCGGTCAACAGTCGGCAGTATTAGTGAGATTAATGATTATTTGAAGCTTTTATTTGCCAAATGCGGCACAATATTCTGTCCTCGATGTGGAGTTGAAGCACAAAAATTTTCGCCGCAAAGTTTAGCCGATTATCTTTGTGAAAAATATGGGGGGAAAACGGTTATTTCCTTTATTCCTTTGTCTTCCATTTCCTTTGCCAACGATGAAGAGATACTTGAAAATCTCCAAAAAAAGGGATTTACAAGAATCCTTAAAGGAAATCAGTTGAAAAGAATCGATGAGCTTGAGAAGAATTCTTTTGGCATTAACGAAGAGATAGAAGTTGTCTCTGATAGATTCGAAATATCGCATAAATTCCTTTCAAGGATAACAGAAAGCATTGAATCAGCTTTTCAACATAAAAGCTCAAAATGGGGTATCCTTACAAAAGAAAAAAAAAAGAAGATTTTCAATTTATATTTAAGTTGTCCTGAATGCGGACAGGAATTTAATGAATTTACACCTTCCCAATTTTCGTTCAATTCTCCTGCAGGCGCTTGTGAGAAATGTCATGGTTTTGGGAGGATTATAGATTATGATATTGATAAAATTATCCCTGATAAAAATAAGCCTATAAAAGAAGGCGCTGTAGCACCTTGGAATTCGCCTGCTTATGAAGATTTTTATATTCTTTTACGGCGGGCTTTTCTGAAAAATGGAATTTCCTTCTCGTCTTCTTTCAATGACCTTCCTGAAAATGGGAAAAGAATTCTTCTCGATGGTAGTGGGGATTTCCCGGGCATAAGAGGTTTTTTTAAATTACTTGAAGATAAAAGGTATAAACTGCATATAAGAGTTTTTTTGGCTAAATATCGAATGTATGAGATATGTCCTCACTGCAATGGAAGCCGCTTAAAGGGTGATGCCCTTATTGTGAAGATAAGAGATAAAAACATCTATGAGATACAGCAAATGCCTATTAAAGAACTCAAAGATTTTTTTGCTTCCACATATTTTGATGAAGAAAAGTTCAAACCTGCACAGGTGATAGTGAAAGAAATCAGAAGTCGAATCGATTATCTCTACAATGTAGGGCTCGGATATTTGACTCTTGATAGGCAGGCAAGAACTTTGAGCGGGGGAGAGATGCAGAGAATAAATCTTTCAAAGGCTTTGGGAGCCTTTTTGACTGGTACGCTGTATGTCCTTGATGAGCCAACAGTAGGGCTGCATCCCCGTGATACTGATAAACTAAAAAAAGTGCTTTTCACATTGAGTAAGCGGGGCAATACATTGGTTATTGTCGAGCATGATGAATCAGTGATAAGTATGGCAGACCATATAATAGACCTTGGTCCGGGTGCTGGCGAAAAAGGAGGAGAGGTAGTTTTTGAAGGGACATTTGAAGAATTGAAAAAGGATCGCAGTTCTCTGACGGCCCAATATCTCGGTATGCCGCCTACTATGGCTGTCAAAAAAAAAGAATCATTCCCAACAAAATTTATTGCTCTTTATGATGTAAGAAAAAATAACATCAAAGGAGAGAATTTTAAAGTTCCACTAAATATGCTTGTATCTATTACAGGAGTTTCCGGCTCTGGGAAATCGACGTTTCTCAAAGAGATATTTTATCCGGCAATAAAAAGAGCTAAAGCTGGCTTGGAAATAAAGAGAAAAAATCTTTCCAAAATAGAGGGGGTAGAAAATATTGATGATGTGATTTTGGTTGACCAATCTCCTCCGGGAAAATCTGCCCGCTCTAATCCTGTTACCTATGTGAAGGCTTACGGAGAAATAAGGAAAATAATGGCAAAGACGAGAGAGGCAAAAAAGGTGGGGATTAAGGAGGTAGATTTTTCCTTCAATGCTGGAAATGGAAGGTGTGAAAAATGTTTAGGCCTTGGAGTTGAAAAGATTGAGATGCAGTTCTTGGCGGACCTTAACATTATCTGTGAAGAGTGTAATGGCACAGGATTTAAAGAGAAAATTTTATCGATAAAAAATAAGGGAAAAAATATTTTTGATATTCTCAATATGACTGTTTTTGAAGCAATTGATTTTTTTTCTGATGAAGAAAAGATTACAGAAAAGCTTGCTATTCTTGAAGAGATGGGCCTTGGATATCTTCGACTTGGACAAAAAACATCAACTCTAAGCGGTGGTGAATCACAGAGACTCAAACTTGCAGGGCTTTTGTCTGGAAAGAAAAAATCGGCGAAATATTTATTTCTTTTTGATGAGCCAACAACTGGACTTCATATGGCAGATGTTGAAAATTTGGTGAAAGTGTTTAGAAAAATGATTGCAGAAGGGCACTCTGTAGTGACTATTGAACATAATCCTGATTTTATACTTCAATCAGACTATATAATTGATTTGGGACCGGAAGGAGGAGACGAAGGGGGGAGAATAGTGTGTGAAGGTAATCTTGATGATATAATTACCTGTGGACGGTCTTATACAGGTAGGTATCTTCTTGAAAGATTAAGTATGTCAAAAAATAAAGATAGGATGGAGGAGAGAAATGAAATCATTCAATAAATATTTAACCTTCAATACAGAAAAGAAATTGGAACTCGTTAACATTACATCAGAAGTCGAATCGGCAATTGAGGAGAGCAAAGTTAGAGAGGGGTTGGCTCTTGTATCAGCAATGCATATAACAGCAGGCGTATTTATCAATGATGAAGAATCTGGAATCAAGAAAGATATAGAGGAATGGCTTCAAAAACTTGCGCCTGAAGGCCCAGATTATCGCCACCATAGGACAGGAGAGGTTAATGGCGATGCGCATCTCAAAAGCATACTTGTAGGAAACCAAGTTATAA
It contains:
- a CDS encoding 3'-phosphoesterase, whose amino-acid sequence is MTLDEYKKKRNFKKTSEPIGEEVKASSGKLKYAIQEHHASHLHYDLRLEYDGVLLSWAIPKKPEKEGKAKRLAVQTEDHPLGYETFEGEIPKGEYGAGTVKIWDSGFWTPLEMSEDKIIAEISGEKLSGVWCLIRLKKDKFGKSGESKKNWLFFKKQN
- the nth gene encoding endonuclease III, with the protein product MADNKEKKRVEKIIEILDKTYPQAKCALNHKNPYQLLVATILSAQCTDKRVNMVTKDLFKKYPTIKDIAEANQKEFEEDIRTTGFFRNKAKNIIAASKMIIEKFNGKVPKTMDELLTLPGVARKTANIVLNSGYGITVGIAVDTHVKRLSQRLGLTKETNPDKIEKDLMNIIPKEKWGDLNHQLIEHGRQICFARNPKCENCTLSTVCPSAGKC
- a CDS encoding CoA transferase, whose translation is MSGNGKVKPLEGIRVLGVENQVAGPYCTMMLAAQGAEVIKIEAPGRGDSAREMGPIIKNDKGDKFSGYFLRFNRNKKGITLDINSDKGKEIFKELVKKSDVVVENFRPGFMDKNGIGYKVLKEINPRLIYAAISGFGQMEGYEGPYQKRTAFDMVVQAMGGLMHNVGEADGPPNWLGIALGDLYSGVMAAYGILLAIITREKTGEGQFIDSSMYDNIISLNERALTVYSLTGKVIGRGQESLVYPIGPFKVKDGYIAMIIPIESIWARLCETIGRPELANDERFNSGPKRAQNKDQLQPILDEWLKDKTKKEAEELLLAGRVPVGIVQDAKDIFECPHANARKMFPEIEQPPIGKVKVVDLPLKMSGVEKVQAGPAPLLGQHTDEVLTNVLNLSSDEIAKLREEKVI
- a CDS encoding methylmalonyl-CoA mutase; amino-acid sequence: MDKNKLEEIKKRKKEWEEKVFAEHIKQFPEREGTEKTNSGLPVEPLYTPVEAEKEGFDYLKDLGFPGEYPYTRGIAPGMFRTQLWTMAQYSGFGTAEDTNKRYKYLISKGQKGNSVAFDLPTQLGYDSDHPMARGEVGKVGVAVDSLRDFEILFDGISIGEIRQSMTINATAPIILAMFIAIAEKQGIPTTDLEVFMQNDILKEYIARGAYIFPVKPSLKLVTDIYEYCSKNMPKSSPQRICGYHIREAGANAVQEIAFTLSNAISYLNAAKERGLNVDDFAHGLLIFLSGDSEFFEEIAKFRTCRRMWARMMKERFGAKDPRSMQIRFFGYSAGSTMTAQQPLNNIIRVSLEALAMILGGGNIIFLSSYDESLALPSEESVTIALRTQQIIAEESGIAKTVDPIGGSYYVESLCNRLEKEANEYIKKIDEMGGSIAAIEKGYIQEEIAKEAYKTQKKIETGEKVVVGVNKYKDTKEVKREILKVDPEVERRQIERLNQVRKERNNDNVKQILNRLRDVAVSKDNIMPFMIEAVKNYVTIGEICDVLRDVYGKYESKIYL
- a CDS encoding thiolase family protein, encoding MENVVIVSGVRTPFGNYGGIMKDFTPAQLGGMVLKEVLKRIDLDPSKVEEVAFGVNLPGSDRSIGRQAMLNAGIPDTVPAYSIDRACCSSIAAIGLEAQNIKLGEISIAAVAGAENMSGVPYFIHEARWGKRIGDIVLQDQLVIKCPYSGVPRAVQAGKEAVEFEITREEQDKWALRSHQLWKKAFEEGKFKDEIMPISIPQKKGDPIIMDKDEPPRPDTTLEKLAKLKTVYDSPTVTPGNAPGLNTGGSAAVLMSESKAKELGIKPLATIISHVRGAGHPQKIGSIPGYTAQKALQKAGLTIDDIDLIEINEAFAAMPLISTKILGDGDPAKVEKIREKTNVNGGAIAIGHPTGATGIRLVITLAFELNRRGGGYGLATICGGIGQGEACIIKV
- the uvrA gene encoding excinuclease ABC subunit A; the encoded protein is MKIKGARVNNLKNISCTIPAEKITIITGISGSGKSSLAFDTIYAEGQRRYVDCLSTYARQFIERVQKPDVDEIIGIQPAIAVEQKNNVKNSRSTVGSISEINDYLKLLFAKCGTIFCPRCGVEAQKFSPQSLADYLCEKYGGKTVISFIPLSSISFANDEEILENLQKKGFTRILKGNQLKRIDELEKNSFGINEEIEVVSDRFEISHKFLSRITESIESAFQHKSSKWGILTKEKKKKIFNLYLSCPECGQEFNEFTPSQFSFNSPAGACEKCHGFGRIIDYDIDKIIPDKNKPIKEGAVAPWNSPAYEDFYILLRRAFLKNGISFSSSFNDLPENGKRILLDGSGDFPGIRGFFKLLEDKRYKLHIRVFLAKYRMYEICPHCNGSRLKGDALIVKIRDKNIYEIQQMPIKELKDFFASTYFDEEKFKPAQVIVKEIRSRIDYLYNVGLGYLTLDRQARTLSGGEMQRINLSKALGAFLTGTLYVLDEPTVGLHPRDTDKLKKVLFTLSKRGNTLVIVEHDESVISMADHIIDLGPGAGEKGGEVVFEGTFEELKKDRSSLTAQYLGMPPTMAVKKKESFPTKFIALYDVRKNNIKGENFKVPLNMLVSITGVSGSGKSTFLKEIFYPAIKRAKAGLEIKRKNLSKIEGVENIDDVILVDQSPPGKSARSNPVTYVKAYGEIRKIMAKTREAKKVGIKEVDFSFNAGNGRCEKCLGLGVEKIEMQFLADLNIICEECNGTGFKEKILSIKNKGKNIFDILNMTVFEAIDFFSDEEKITEKLAILEEMGLGYLRLGQKTSTLSGGESQRLKLAGLLSGKKKSAKYLFLFDEPTTGLHMADVENLVKVFRKMIAEGHSVVTIEHNPDFILQSDYIIDLGPEGGDEGGRIVCEGNLDDIITCGRSYTGRYLLERLSMSKNKDRMEERNEIIQ
- a CDS encoding YjbQ family protein, producing the protein MKSFNKYLTFNTEKKLELVNITSEVESAIEESKVREGLALVSAMHITAGVFINDEESGIKKDIEEWLQKLAPEGPDYRHHRTGEVNGDAHLKSILVGNQVIIPITDGKADFGPWQQVFYAEFDGRRRKRLLIKIIGE